The Akkermansia muciniphila genome contains a region encoding:
- a CDS encoding 2-oxo acid dehydrogenase subunit E2: protein MPKVPILMPQLGDSIAEATVLRLLAAQGDTVEADQEIFEVETNKATMGVTTMCGGVLSDVFIKEGESIVVGACMAMIDATEEEIERSGATPAGESTSLPASPESVPQPVPAPASQEDKPAGVHFGVTGESYQENGTDLKVQPSVRGLPVPAGMKGAHYMSPRMKARMDELGMSASDIAFISGSGAGGRVTIDDLEEFLEYVSQWPHRKASSMRLAVADAMRRSWTRPLASAGRPVFMDPLIKHRQHSPLRPGITLYFARALALALAESPECAGYLVGENILSPKTIDIGIAAQVADGVMVPVLRRVNERTMEELLEDYNRLIAQARRRRLAPEDSTGGIATVTNFGGFGLTFAAPMPMPSESLILGVGAVTKTPVWSDEVEAFIPISKANIVATGDHRVVDGADIGRLLMRVAELLQRPEYL from the coding sequence ATGCCTAAAGTACCCATTCTGATGCCCCAGCTCGGGGATTCCATTGCAGAAGCCACCGTGCTGCGCCTGCTGGCAGCCCAGGGCGATACCGTAGAAGCCGACCAGGAAATCTTTGAGGTAGAGACCAACAAGGCCACCATGGGCGTCACCACCATGTGCGGCGGCGTCCTGAGCGATGTGTTTATCAAGGAAGGGGAATCCATCGTGGTCGGCGCCTGCATGGCCATGATTGATGCCACGGAGGAGGAGATTGAACGTTCCGGGGCCACCCCTGCCGGTGAATCGACTTCCCTTCCGGCCAGTCCGGAATCCGTGCCCCAGCCCGTGCCCGCCCCCGCCAGCCAGGAGGACAAGCCCGCCGGGGTGCACTTCGGCGTGACGGGGGAATCCTACCAGGAAAACGGCACGGACCTGAAAGTCCAGCCCAGCGTGCGCGGCCTTCCGGTGCCCGCCGGCATGAAGGGCGCGCATTACATGTCCCCGCGCATGAAGGCGCGCATGGATGAACTGGGCATGAGCGCCTCAGACATTGCCTTCATTTCCGGCTCCGGGGCCGGAGGCCGCGTCACCATTGACGATCTGGAAGAATTCCTGGAATACGTAAGCCAGTGGCCGCACCGCAAGGCCTCCTCCATGCGGCTGGCCGTGGCGGACGCCATGCGCCGGAGCTGGACGCGCCCCCTGGCCTCCGCCGGGCGCCCGGTCTTCATGGATCCCCTCATCAAGCACCGGCAGCATTCCCCGCTGCGGCCCGGCATCACCCTGTACTTTGCCCGCGCCCTGGCCCTGGCCCTGGCGGAAAGCCCGGAATGCGCCGGCTACCTGGTGGGGGAAAACATCCTTTCTCCCAAGACCATTGACATCGGCATCGCCGCGCAGGTGGCGGACGGAGTCATGGTACCCGTGCTCCGCCGCGTGAACGAACGGACCATGGAAGAGCTGCTGGAGGACTACAACCGGCTGATCGCCCAGGCGCGCCGCCGCAGGCTGGCGCCGGAAGACAGCACGGGCGGCATCGCCACGGTCACCAACTTCGGCGGCTTCGGCCTCACGTTTGCCGCGCCCATGCCCATGCCCAGCGAATCCCTCATCCTGGGGGTGGGGGCCGTCACCAAGACTCCGGTCTGGAGCGACGAGGTGGAGGCGTTCATTCCCATTTCCAAGGCCAACATCGTGGCTACGGGGGACCACCGCGTGGTGGACGGCGCGGACATCGGCCGCCTGCTCATGCGCGTGGCGGAACTTCTCCAGCGCCCGGAATACCTGTAA
- a CDS encoding transketolase C-terminal domain-containing protein, producing the protein MSVTYIDAIHDAQKDLLTEDKDVFLYGQDIGVFGGAFKATKGLKELFPDRVIDAPISEDAMAGMVTGAAVMGKKPIMEVQFADFSTIAFNQIVNMAATHYYRTGIPANITVRLPCGGTPGTGPFHSQSLEALFAHYPGLHVMTPATVADAYWMLRQAVEVPDPVIFLEHKFLYRWLKAEDNYREAPVVPFGMARIARTGKHATVVAYSAMVPEAVRAADLLAKESGYEVEVVDLRTVRPLDMDTVIASVARTGRVLVIGEDFPWGGVTAEVVSRIVAEGFHLLDAPPQRLNAKDTPIPQHPNLWKAHRPTMESIAASIRHLLSI; encoded by the coding sequence ATGAGCGTAACATACATTGATGCCATTCACGACGCCCAGAAAGACCTGCTGACGGAAGACAAGGACGTTTTCCTGTACGGGCAGGACATAGGCGTTTTCGGCGGCGCTTTCAAAGCGACCAAGGGCCTCAAGGAGCTGTTCCCGGACCGGGTGATTGACGCTCCCATCAGTGAGGACGCCATGGCCGGCATGGTCACCGGAGCCGCCGTCATGGGCAAGAAGCCCATCATGGAAGTCCAGTTTGCGGATTTCAGCACCATCGCTTTCAACCAGATCGTCAACATGGCGGCCACCCATTACTACCGCACGGGCATTCCGGCCAATATCACGGTGCGCCTGCCCTGCGGCGGAACGCCCGGCACGGGCCCCTTCCACAGCCAGAGCCTGGAAGCCCTGTTCGCCCATTATCCGGGCCTGCACGTGATGACCCCGGCCACCGTGGCGGATGCCTACTGGATGCTGCGCCAGGCCGTGGAAGTGCCTGATCCCGTCATCTTTCTGGAGCACAAGTTCCTGTACCGCTGGCTGAAGGCGGAGGACAATTACCGGGAAGCCCCGGTCGTCCCCTTCGGCATGGCCCGCATCGCCCGCACCGGGAAGCACGCCACCGTGGTGGCGTACAGCGCCATGGTGCCGGAAGCCGTGCGCGCGGCGGACCTGCTTGCCAAGGAGAGCGGTTATGAAGTGGAAGTAGTGGACCTCCGCACGGTGCGCCCGCTGGACATGGATACCGTCATCGCCTCCGTAGCGCGCACCGGGCGCGTCCTGGTCATCGGGGAAGACTTCCCGTGGGGAGGCGTCACGGCGGAAGTGGTTTCCCGCATTGTGGCGGAGGGGTTCCATCTGCTGGACGCCCCGCCCCAGCGGCTCAACGCCAAGGACACCCCCATTCCCCAGCACCCCAACCTCTGGAAGGCCCACCGCCCCACGATGGAATCCATTGCGGCCTCCATCCGTCACCTTTTATCCATCTGA
- a CDS encoding thiamine pyrophosphate-dependent dehydrogenase E1 component subunit alpha, giving the protein MAHCDTKPPDLKESAVKAYKAMLLARAFDTKISSLYKAGKITGGVYLGRGHEAIAACGGVFLTSGYDVIAPFIREQAARITWGEPIIEAARSYLGSALGYMKGRDGNVHRGLPAEGYMAPISHLGSTVAFVIGCLFAKRLDGKLPGPVGVAFCGDGTTSTGAFHEAANMANVEQLPLVLVVTNNQFAYSTPNVREFGEASLADRGRGYGFTVHETDGTDFMATLETFHAAVSNARKGLGPQWVLAKTLRMCGHGEHDDASYIPRELKEEYNKKDPVVMAERQLLEAGWLTPEEVADLKKQYADEVQLAVATAQREPEPDPFREDWNATVWRPY; this is encoded by the coding sequence GTGGCACATTGCGACACTAAACCACCGGACCTGAAGGAAAGCGCCGTCAAGGCTTACAAGGCCATGTTGCTGGCGCGGGCTTTTGACACAAAAATTTCCAGCCTGTATAAAGCGGGCAAAATCACGGGCGGCGTTTACCTGGGCCGCGGCCATGAAGCGATTGCCGCCTGCGGAGGCGTTTTCCTGACTTCCGGATATGATGTGATCGCCCCGTTCATCCGGGAACAGGCGGCGCGCATCACCTGGGGGGAACCGATTATTGAAGCGGCGCGCTCCTACCTGGGCTCCGCCCTGGGCTACATGAAGGGACGGGACGGGAACGTGCACCGCGGGCTCCCCGCGGAAGGGTACATGGCCCCCATCAGCCATCTGGGCAGCACGGTTGCCTTCGTCATCGGCTGCCTGTTCGCCAAGCGCCTGGACGGCAAGTTGCCCGGCCCCGTGGGCGTAGCCTTCTGCGGAGACGGCACCACCTCCACCGGGGCCTTCCATGAAGCGGCCAACATGGCGAACGTGGAACAACTACCGCTGGTGCTCGTAGTGACCAACAATCAATTTGCCTATTCCACGCCCAATGTCCGGGAATTCGGGGAAGCCTCCCTGGCGGACAGGGGCCGCGGCTACGGCTTCACCGTTCATGAAACGGACGGCACGGACTTCATGGCCACGCTGGAAACGTTCCACGCCGCCGTCAGCAACGCGAGGAAAGGCCTGGGCCCCCAGTGGGTGCTTGCCAAGACCCTGCGCATGTGCGGCCACGGCGAACATGACGACGCCTCCTATATCCCCAGGGAACTGAAGGAGGAGTATAACAAGAAAGACCCCGTGGTTATGGCGGAGCGCCAGCTTCTGGAAGCCGGGTGGCTGACGCCGGAAGAAGTGGCGGACCTGAAAAAGCAGTATGCAGATGAAGTGCAGCTGGCCGTGGCTACCGCCCAGCGGGAGCCGGAACCGGACCCCTTCCGGGAAGACTGGAACGCCACGGTATGGAGACCTTATTAA
- a CDS encoding MerR family transcriptional regulator — MDKQNLLTIGSLSKQTGVHIKSLRYYEQLGILRPAHTDPDTGYRYYTLSQIPVVDAIRACIFLDIPLKEFTTFLTKDQQRIHYKKLISHGTMLAHQKIRDIQEKLHLLEKFQKQMDRMEGFQHSEEQTVHVLPEKYCWAVPYAGKQHSPDYNILITRMFNDISRNELRLGAEAGLLSFHRSAGTEQFLYVEVEATKRDARQLKEIMRLPAAAFLCAITQESGIGKAPLVFPELFARGYDKIIMETELFSGDYDVAHPKFELRCSLPPEEK, encoded by the coding sequence ATGGACAAGCAGAATTTACTCACCATCGGCAGCCTGTCCAAACAGACCGGCGTACACATCAAATCCCTCCGGTATTATGAACAGCTGGGCATTCTGCGCCCGGCCCATACGGACCCGGATACCGGGTACCGCTATTACACCCTTTCCCAGATTCCCGTGGTGGACGCCATCCGCGCCTGCATCTTTCTGGACATTCCGCTGAAGGAGTTCACTACCTTCCTGACCAAGGACCAGCAGAGGATCCACTACAAGAAGCTGATTTCCCACGGCACCATGCTGGCGCACCAGAAGATCAGGGACATTCAGGAGAAACTGCACCTGCTGGAAAAATTCCAGAAGCAGATGGACCGGATGGAAGGCTTCCAGCACAGCGAGGAGCAGACCGTCCACGTACTGCCGGAAAAATACTGCTGGGCGGTGCCCTATGCCGGAAAACAGCACAGTCCGGATTACAATATCCTGATCACCCGGATGTTTAACGACATCAGCCGCAATGAGCTGCGCCTGGGCGCGGAAGCCGGCCTCCTTTCCTTCCACCGGAGCGCCGGAACGGAACAGTTCCTGTACGTGGAGGTGGAAGCGACAAAAAGAGACGCCCGGCAGCTGAAGGAAATCATGCGCCTTCCGGCAGCCGCCTTCCTCTGCGCCATCACGCAGGAAAGCGGCATCGGGAAGGCCCCCCTCGTCTTTCCGGAACTTTTTGCACGGGGGTATGATAAAATCATCATGGAAACGGAGTTGTTTTCCGGAGATTACGATGTGGCGCACCCCAAGTTCGAACTGAGGTGCTCCCTCCCCCCGGAAGAGAAGTGA
- a CDS encoding efflux RND transporter periplasmic adaptor subunit, whose protein sequence is MKTTCLLFLCSSLLAVLSSCRQGDENQAAGPPAGMVPEVAVLTARGTQVPVTVNLPGRMEAYLQAEVRARVTGIIQERCYQEGQTVRPGDLLFKIDPAPLQAVLDECKATVARAKAVLADAEDKAARYSSLVAKGAVSVREHKQARAEEDRARAEYAAAAASLEQARLNLEYTRVEAPISGRVRRALVTEGAFANQNEFTHLTTIEQIDPIYVRFSQPATQYSSLRRAVVSGLWKGVPLEDIKVRLLLSNGEEYPHSGKIIFSDMAVDPNTDTIEMRAQFPNPDYELLPGAYVRVVFDKAVRDNVFAIPRDAVIRTAQGASVFVMGPDGVLEMRPVKADTLNGREWLVSEGLKDGDKVVVSHIMSLRPGMQVRAAASQPQSNSQQ, encoded by the coding sequence ATGAAAACGACTTGTCTCCTCTTTCTCTGCTCCTCTCTCCTGGCGGTTCTGTCCTCCTGCCGCCAGGGGGATGAAAACCAGGCCGCGGGGCCTCCCGCAGGCATGGTGCCGGAAGTGGCCGTGCTGACGGCCCGCGGCACGCAGGTTCCCGTAACCGTTAATCTTCCCGGCCGCATGGAGGCCTACCTCCAGGCGGAAGTCCGCGCCCGCGTGACCGGAATCATTCAGGAACGCTGCTACCAGGAAGGGCAGACGGTCCGGCCCGGCGATCTTCTCTTCAAGATAGACCCCGCTCCTCTTCAAGCTGTTCTGGATGAATGCAAGGCTACGGTGGCCCGCGCCAAGGCGGTGCTGGCGGACGCGGAGGACAAGGCCGCGCGCTATTCCTCCCTCGTCGCCAAGGGGGCCGTCAGCGTGCGCGAGCACAAGCAGGCCAGGGCGGAGGAAGACCGCGCCAGGGCGGAATACGCCGCCGCCGCCGCGTCCCTGGAGCAGGCGCGCCTGAATCTGGAATACACCCGGGTGGAGGCTCCCATCTCCGGACGCGTGCGCCGCGCGCTGGTGACGGAAGGGGCGTTCGCCAACCAGAATGAATTCACGCACCTGACCACCATTGAGCAGATAGACCCCATTTACGTGCGCTTCTCCCAGCCGGCCACCCAGTACAGCAGCCTGCGCCGGGCCGTGGTGTCCGGCCTGTGGAAGGGGGTGCCGCTGGAGGACATCAAGGTGCGTCTGCTGCTCTCCAACGGGGAGGAATACCCCCACTCCGGCAAGATCATTTTTTCCGACATGGCGGTGGACCCGAATACGGATACCATTGAAATGCGCGCCCAGTTCCCCAATCCGGACTATGAACTTCTGCCCGGAGCCTATGTGCGCGTGGTGTTTGACAAGGCGGTGCGTGACAACGTGTTCGCCATTCCCCGTGACGCCGTCATCCGCACCGCACAGGGCGCCTCCGTCTTTGTGATGGGGCCGGACGGCGTGCTGGAAATGCGCCCCGTCAAGGCGGATACGCTGAATGGCCGGGAATGGCTGGTTTCCGAAGGCCTCAAGGACGGGGACAAGGTGGTGGTCAGCCACATCATGTCCCTCAGGCCCGGCATGCAGGTCCGCGCCGCCGCCTCCCAGCCGCAATCCAACTCCCAGCAATAA
- a CDS encoding efflux RND transporter permease subunit: protein MPDFFIRRPIFAWVVALLISLIGLLAIPSLPIAQYPDIAPPVISLRTTYPGASAQDTEEAVTAVIEREINGAPGLLYMSASSSSSGMVEIIATFEQGTDPDIAAVEVQNRLKIVESRLPESVRREGVFVEKSSNNIQAMISLSSTGALNDTELGEWASARIIPELKRVKGVGRVELFGAETSMRIWPDPEKLEALGLTPTDIVTAVAAQSERIIIGDIGGAAVSDSAPINATVVAEEAFRTPEEFASIALRTLSDGSSVKLGDVARVELGANSYAFFSRCNGQTATGMAIKMAPGSNAVETMGLLKAKMDELARDFPAGVSYQIPYETTHFVEISIQKVISTLVEAIILVFLVMFLFLQNFRATLIPTLVVPVALLGTFAVMWLSGFSINMLTMFGMVLSIGILVDDAIVVVENVERIMMEEGLDARRATVKAMKQIGGAIVGITTVLVAVFIPMAFFSGAVGNIYRQFAVTLIVSISFSAFLALSLTPALCAAMLKASSVEHQEKKGFFGWFNRTIHRSTDRYGSAVTGIIKRPVRSLFLYVLIIAGAGYLYMTLPTSFLPEEDQGNFMTMVALPAGTLQEETSTRLREVEDYLMKHEPVEYAYSVGGFSFMGSGTNMGILFIGLKKWDERTGPGNSAQEIIDRVNMRFAGDRQMLVMALNMPALPELGNTSGFDFRLQDIGGLGYDRLVEARDELLARANADPNLAGVYFSGQADTPRLHVSIDREKAFSMGVPITEISNSLAVMFGSSYVGDFMHGSQVRRIIVQADGKSRLNGNDIEDLHVRNDQGKLLPLSSFVRLDWTAGPPQLTRYNNYPSFTINGSAAPGKSSGDAMKALERITASLPQGVGFEWTGQSYEEQLAGSQATLLFSLSILIVFLVLAALYESWSIPLAVILVVPLGLLGALLAVFLRDMPNDIYFKVGLITTIGLSAKNAILIVEVAKEFYREGMGVMEATVTAAKLRLRPILMTSLAFGAGVVPLAFAHGAAAGAQRAVGTGVLGGIITATLLAIFLVPLFFRLTAGKRKTDQPEEA, encoded by the coding sequence ATGCCTGACTTCTTCATACGCCGCCCCATTTTCGCGTGGGTAGTAGCCCTGCTGATTTCCCTGATCGGGCTGCTGGCTATTCCCAGCCTGCCTATTGCCCAGTATCCGGACATCGCTCCGCCGGTCATCTCCCTGCGCACCACGTATCCGGGGGCTTCCGCCCAGGACACGGAAGAAGCCGTCACCGCCGTCATTGAAAGGGAAATCAACGGCGCGCCGGGACTCCTGTACATGTCCGCCAGCAGCAGCTCCAGCGGCATGGTGGAAATCATCGCCACCTTTGAGCAGGGGACGGATCCGGACATTGCCGCCGTGGAAGTCCAGAACCGCCTGAAAATCGTTGAATCCCGCCTGCCGGAATCCGTCCGGAGGGAAGGGGTGTTCGTGGAAAAATCCTCCAACAACATTCAGGCGATGATCTCCCTTTCCTCCACGGGGGCCCTGAATGATACGGAGCTGGGGGAATGGGCCTCCGCCCGCATCATCCCGGAACTGAAGCGCGTGAAAGGCGTCGGGCGCGTGGAGCTGTTCGGCGCTGAAACGTCCATGCGCATCTGGCCTGATCCGGAGAAGCTGGAAGCGCTGGGGCTCACGCCCACGGACATTGTGACCGCCGTGGCCGCCCAGAGCGAGCGCATCATCATCGGCGACATTGGCGGAGCGGCGGTTTCCGACTCCGCCCCCATCAATGCCACCGTGGTGGCGGAGGAAGCCTTCCGCACGCCGGAGGAATTCGCCTCCATTGCCCTGAGAACGCTTTCAGACGGTTCTTCCGTCAAGCTGGGGGACGTGGCTCGGGTGGAGCTGGGCGCCAACAGCTACGCGTTCTTCTCCCGCTGCAACGGGCAGACTGCCACCGGCATGGCCATCAAGATGGCTCCGGGCTCCAACGCCGTGGAAACCATGGGCCTGCTCAAGGCCAAGATGGACGAACTGGCCCGGGATTTTCCTGCCGGGGTCTCCTACCAGATTCCGTATGAAACCACCCATTTCGTGGAAATCTCCATCCAGAAGGTCATCTCCACCCTGGTGGAAGCCATTATCCTGGTATTCCTGGTCATGTTCCTGTTCCTCCAGAACTTCCGGGCCACCCTCATCCCGACGCTCGTCGTTCCCGTCGCCCTGCTGGGAACCTTTGCCGTGATGTGGCTCTCCGGCTTCTCCATCAACATGCTTACCATGTTCGGCATGGTGCTCAGCATCGGCATTCTGGTGGATGACGCCATTGTGGTGGTGGAAAACGTGGAGCGCATCATGATGGAGGAAGGGCTGGATGCCCGGCGCGCCACGGTCAAGGCCATGAAACAGATCGGCGGCGCCATCGTGGGCATCACCACCGTGCTGGTGGCGGTCTTCATCCCCATGGCGTTCTTCAGCGGGGCGGTGGGCAACATCTACCGCCAGTTTGCCGTAACGCTCATTGTCTCCATCTCCTTCTCCGCATTCCTGGCCCTTTCCCTGACTCCGGCGCTCTGCGCCGCCATGCTGAAAGCTTCCTCCGTGGAGCACCAGGAAAAGAAGGGATTCTTCGGATGGTTCAACAGGACAATCCACCGGTCCACGGACCGGTACGGCAGCGCCGTGACCGGAATTATCAAGCGCCCCGTGCGTTCCCTGTTCCTGTATGTGCTCATCATTGCGGGTGCCGGGTACCTGTACATGACGCTCCCCACCTCCTTCCTGCCGGAAGAAGACCAGGGCAACTTCATGACGATGGTGGCCCTTCCTGCCGGAACGCTCCAGGAGGAGACGAGTACCCGCCTGCGCGAGGTGGAGGACTACCTGATGAAGCATGAACCCGTGGAATACGCCTACTCCGTGGGCGGCTTCAGCTTCATGGGCTCCGGCACCAACATGGGCATCCTGTTCATCGGCCTGAAAAAATGGGATGAACGCACCGGGCCCGGCAACTCCGCCCAGGAAATCATTGACCGCGTCAACATGCGCTTTGCCGGGGACCGCCAGATGCTCGTCATGGCCCTGAACATGCCCGCTCTGCCGGAACTGGGCAACACCTCCGGGTTTGACTTCCGCCTTCAGGACATAGGCGGCCTGGGCTATGACCGTCTGGTGGAAGCACGTGACGAACTTCTGGCCCGCGCCAATGCGGACCCCAACCTGGCGGGCGTTTATTTCTCCGGCCAGGCGGACACGCCGCGCCTGCACGTCTCCATTGACCGGGAAAAAGCCTTCTCCATGGGGGTGCCCATCACGGAAATCAGCAACTCGCTGGCCGTCATGTTCGGGTCCAGCTACGTGGGGGACTTCATGCACGGCAGCCAGGTGCGCCGCATCATTGTCCAGGCGGACGGGAAAAGCCGCCTGAACGGCAATGACATTGAAGACCTGCATGTGCGCAATGACCAGGGGAAGCTGCTGCCCCTCTCCTCCTTCGTCCGGCTGGACTGGACGGCGGGCCCTCCCCAGCTCACGCGCTACAACAACTATCCCTCCTTCACGATTAACGGCTCCGCCGCGCCCGGCAAAAGCAGCGGGGACGCCATGAAGGCCCTGGAACGGATTACCGCCTCCCTGCCGCAGGGCGTGGGCTTTGAATGGACGGGGCAGTCTTATGAAGAACAGCTGGCAGGCTCCCAGGCCACCCTGCTGTTCTCCCTGTCCATCCTGATTGTCTTCCTGGTGCTGGCGGCGCTCTATGAAAGCTGGTCCATTCCGCTGGCCGTGATCCTGGTGGTGCCCCTGGGCCTGCTCGGGGCCCTGCTGGCCGTTTTCCTGCGTGACATGCCCAATGACATCTACTTCAAGGTGGGCCTGATCACGACCATCGGCCTTTCCGCCAAGAATGCCATCCTCATTGTAGAAGTGGCCAAGGAATTCTACCGGGAGGGAATGGGCGTGATGGAAGCTACTGTGACCGCCGCCAAGCTGCGCCTGAGGCCTATCCTGATGACCTCCCTGGCGTTCGGCGCCGGGGTGGTTCCGCTGGCCTTCGCCCACGGGGCGGCGGCGGGCGCGCAGCGCGCCGTAGGCACGGGAGTGCTGGGCGGCATCATTACGGCCACCCTGCTGGCGATCTTCCTGGTTCCCCTCTTCTTCCGCCTGACGGCAGGAAAGAGGAAAACGGACCAGCCGGAAGAAGCATAA
- a CDS encoding zinc metallopeptidase, translating into MILLGSMLLSWLVSARMKSRFSEYSQIPIPVTGREVAEQMLKDNHITDVKVISTPGHLTDHYNPADKTVNLSESVYNSNSIAAAAVAAHEVGHAVQHAQAYHWLGLRSALVPIVQFSSNMVSFVLIIGIVLLAMGGSPWVLGLGIGLFAVTTIFAFITLPVEFDASARALKWLDRSHLMNYFDHGKAKSALFWAAMTYVVGALSSLAMLLYYVFIFLNARGRN; encoded by the coding sequence ATGATTCTGCTGGGCTCCATGCTGCTGAGCTGGCTGGTCAGCGCCCGCATGAAGAGCCGTTTCAGCGAGTATTCCCAGATTCCCATTCCGGTGACCGGGCGGGAAGTGGCGGAGCAGATGCTGAAGGACAACCACATTACGGACGTGAAGGTAATTTCCACGCCCGGCCACCTGACGGACCATTACAACCCGGCGGACAAGACCGTCAACCTGAGCGAATCCGTCTACAATTCCAACAGCATTGCCGCTGCGGCCGTGGCGGCCCATGAAGTGGGGCATGCCGTGCAGCACGCCCAGGCCTACCACTGGCTGGGCCTGCGGTCCGCGCTGGTGCCCATCGTCCAGTTCTCTTCCAACATGGTGAGCTTCGTGCTGATCATCGGCATTGTACTGCTGGCCATGGGCGGTTCCCCGTGGGTGCTGGGGCTGGGCATCGGCCTGTTTGCCGTCACTACCATCTTCGCGTTCATCACGCTTCCGGTGGAGTTTGACGCTTCCGCCAGGGCCCTGAAGTGGCTGGACCGCTCCCACCTGATGAATTATTTTGACCACGGAAAGGCCAAGAGCGCCCTGTTCTGGGCGGCCATGACCTACGTGGTGGGCGCGCTTTCCTCCCTGGCCATGCTGCTGTATTACGTGTTCATTTTCCTGAACGCGCGCGGCAGGAACTGA
- a CDS encoding PepSY-like domain-containing protein yields MNISRILTATLAAAFTLPALADIPASRVPAPVKEQVQKQYPNAGAIEWDFDNDEDIYEAEFRLNGLEYEVKLYPDGTVCLVKADISLQNLPAPVTAAIARDFPGYAPRRAKQITARGALKYRVDCRSETAAVRKLELYYAADGKLLSQKADD; encoded by the coding sequence ATGAACATTTCACGTATACTTACAGCTACTCTTGCCGCCGCGTTCACTCTTCCGGCTTTGGCGGATATTCCGGCCTCCCGCGTTCCGGCTCCCGTGAAGGAGCAGGTGCAGAAGCAGTATCCGAACGCCGGAGCCATCGAATGGGATTTCGACAACGACGAGGATATTTATGAAGCGGAATTCCGCCTCAACGGCCTGGAATATGAAGTAAAGCTTTATCCCGACGGCACCGTCTGCCTGGTCAAGGCGGACATCTCCCTCCAAAATCTTCCCGCTCCCGTTACGGCGGCTATCGCCCGTGATTTCCCGGGGTATGCGCCCCGCCGCGCCAAGCAGATTACCGCCAGAGGCGCCCTGAAGTACCGGGTGGACTGCCGTTCTGAAACCGCCGCCGTCCGGAAACTGGAGCTTTATTATGCCGCAGACGGCAAACTTCTTTCCCAGAAGGCGGACGATTGA